A genome region from Myxococcaceae bacterium JPH2 includes the following:
- a CDS encoding VCBS repeat-containing protein, with the protein MAVLGGACQNPAEEEAEAAELGVSSAGLWSQPGVQLWTAGETIPVCWIAPGFDDAKVIIRATIKSQWQRVTRIQFDGFQDCPTTGNQQFIRVLLNAATDTQGGGQATEGRAALQLPTGNRSVHIAVPPNIEPGVGLGRLQYLAAHEFGHVLGFAHEQSRVDNSDIEDINCNPPGSASGTLWSRYDNQSVMHQCNDGGNQSGRLSVLDVRSVQKLYGIRTNGGSDFNGDGFADLIVRIGQTGYTAIQYGRASTGLDSPSGNLANWNGNLKIIPGDYNGDGYSDVILYSPGTGNAEVRLGQSTPGLTSVVGGQLNWAATLTLVPGDFQADGFLDVLKYNAVSGQTALEYGHALPGFDTPAQANPVWNLGFKFIPGDFNGDGYSDVLLYHPSTGYSEIRYGGIAPGLNFSAGSQVNWNTGLKLVPGDYNGDGFTDVLVYEMSTGSVQTRYGQATAGLAFSAASQTTWITGFDFAPGDFDGDGFADVLLYNSTTGYSEIRYGSSALGLTFAPTSPANLSTGRQLVPGDYNGDGFTDVMIYGVTAGGGEIRYGQPTKTGLLAPAGNQVLWAGGLELISSPGYEF; encoded by the coding sequence ATGGCAGTCCTGGGAGGTGCTTGTCAAAACCCAGCAGAAGAGGAGGCGGAAGCAGCGGAGCTTGGCGTGAGTTCCGCAGGACTCTGGTCACAGCCGGGCGTCCAACTCTGGACGGCTGGCGAGACAATCCCTGTCTGCTGGATCGCCCCTGGTTTCGATGACGCCAAAGTGATTATTCGCGCCACAATCAAGAGCCAGTGGCAGCGCGTGACCCGCATCCAGTTTGACGGTTTCCAAGACTGTCCCACAACGGGCAACCAGCAATTCATTCGCGTACTTTTGAATGCGGCCACGGACACGCAAGGTGGCGGACAAGCCACAGAGGGACGCGCGGCGCTTCAGTTGCCCACCGGGAATCGCAGCGTTCACATCGCAGTCCCTCCCAATATCGAGCCGGGAGTGGGACTTGGGCGTCTGCAGTATCTCGCAGCCCATGAGTTCGGCCATGTTCTTGGATTCGCCCATGAACAGAGTCGAGTCGACAATTCCGACATCGAAGATATCAACTGCAATCCTCCCGGCAGCGCAAGCGGAACACTCTGGTCGCGCTATGACAACCAGTCCGTCATGCACCAGTGCAACGACGGCGGCAACCAATCCGGGCGACTGAGCGTCCTGGATGTTCGCTCTGTCCAGAAGCTCTATGGCATCAGGACGAACGGAGGCTCGGACTTCAACGGCGATGGATTTGCCGATCTCATTGTTCGTATTGGGCAAACCGGGTACACGGCAATTCAATACGGCCGAGCCTCAACAGGACTGGACTCGCCCAGCGGAAACCTTGCAAACTGGAATGGCAACCTAAAAATCATCCCTGGCGACTACAATGGAGATGGGTATAGCGATGTCATTCTTTACTCTCCCGGCACAGGAAATGCGGAGGTTCGCCTTGGCCAATCAACCCCAGGGCTGACTTCTGTCGTGGGGGGCCAGCTCAACTGGGCCGCAACTTTGACGCTCGTTCCTGGCGATTTTCAAGCAGACGGATTCCTGGACGTATTGAAGTACAACGCCGTCTCGGGCCAAACCGCACTGGAATATGGGCACGCACTCCCCGGCTTCGACACGCCTGCTCAGGCGAACCCAGTCTGGAATTTGGGGTTCAAGTTCATTCCTGGAGACTTCAATGGCGACGGCTATTCGGACGTTCTGCTCTACCACCCGTCAACGGGATACTCCGAGATCCGTTACGGAGGCATCGCTCCTGGGTTGAATTTTTCCGCAGGCAGCCAGGTGAACTGGAACACAGGTCTCAAGCTTGTCCCCGGAGACTACAATGGCGATGGCTTCACTGACGTCCTGGTTTATGAAATGTCGACCGGAAGCGTCCAAACTCGCTATGGGCAAGCCACTGCGGGACTGGCCTTCTCCGCAGCAAGTCAGACAACCTGGATTACTGGATTCGATTTCGCTCCGGGCGATTTCGACGGCGACGGCTTCGCCGATGTGCTGCTCTACAACTCAACGACGGGATACTCTGAGATTCGCTACGGCAGCAGTGCTCTTGGGTTGACCTTCGCCCCGACCAGTCCAGCAAACCTGAGTACAGGACGCCAGCTTGTCCCCGGCGACTACAATGGAGACGGATTCACGGACGTCATGATCTATGGGGTCACGGCGGGAGGTGGCGAGATTCGTTATGGCCAGCCCACGAAGACGGGACTGCTTGCACCTGCAGGCAACCAGGTACTCTGGGCCGGGGGTCTTGAGCTGATTAGCAGCCCTGGCTACGAGTTCTAG